AATTTCTTGCTGGAAGTCCATCAAACTTTTTGGTTTCCAATCTTTCTATATTTTGGATGTTCTCAGTCTCTATCTCAAAATCATGAATAATTTTTGCATAGCTCTCTAAACTATCAACCTTCGCAGATCTGAAAATAGCGTCTATTAGCTCATGACTGTTTTTATCACTGAAGTCTGATTTTACACTTTTCATAATTCCCATTGTATTACCTGAATGGGATTTAAATGATATAATTCTCATTGCCGTGTTTTGGGAATATTGTATTGTTTCTGCGTTTAAATTATGTGCCGAAAATTTTCCTTTTGCATCTAATTCCACGTCTTGCTGAACTAATTTGACATAGTTTGAATTCAGATTTGCAGCACTTGTTCTTACCACGCCATCAGAACCTAATTCACCTGTATAATTATTCAGATTGTCGTAAAGTTTTCTATCGATGTAATCTCCGGTTAGAACAAATGGATAGACATTATCATCACCAGTTTTTAGATCTTTTGAAAATATCCATTCTAGATTCATTTCCCACGATTCAATACTTCCTAGTTCCAGCCAGTTTAAGACTCCCTGTCCTGGTTCTACACCATCAAGCCATGATTTTATTCTTGATATTCTTCCTTTTCCTAATTGTGCTAATGCTGATCCGAAGTTGGCTGGAGCAAGCATTATTAGGTGACTCATGGGACAAGTTGTATTTTGTGATTTATAATATTTCTGCCACCAGTTGCGGATTACTGGTCCTCCGGTGGAGTGTGTTATGCAGATAAATTTTTGTCCATTATCTATATAAGGATCAAGTTGATCTTTTAGGGCAGATCTGAATGCCAGAGATATATCGTCTATTGTGACTTCGTCATGGAAACTTATGTATTTACTGAGAAAAATCTCTTCGATTTTTATGTTTATTCCGTAATTTGTTGCTTCATTACGAAGTCTTTGAGGTAAATTTCCGTAGGTGTCGGTGTTGGTTACGCTCCAGCCGTGGACAAAGACGATGATTGTTTGTGTGGTTGGCATGGGGAGCTCCTTCTTTTGTTTTTAATTTTGTCACTTCTCTTCAGAAATTCTTTTTGCATAATCTTTCACTAAATCATACTCGGGATGTTTACTTTTTGCTGCTATGATAAGATCTTCGGAAAGGTTCCAACCTGGTGATGTTGGACCATTCGAAATAAGTTTATCTAATTCTTCCTTTGCTATTTCTTTCCATTCATCATAAAAATGAGCAAATCTGTAGAACCATAATTCAGAAAGGATACTTATTTCTAAAGGGTTCTTATCAAAAGCGTCATAAATAAACTTCTCTGCTTCATTTTTTCTACCAAGAATTAATAGTGTATGAGCGTAGTTACCCAAACAAATCGGATCTGATGACCCAAGTTCAATCGCTTTTTCATAGTGTTTTGCCGCTTCTTTATAATTTTTCCTGGCTGAATCTAGAAAATTAGCATAATTCATAAGGTATTCTATCTTATCTGGAACAAGATCAATTGCTTTTTTATACATCGAACCAGCCAAATCATATTTCTTTAACTCTAAATGAAGTAAAATAGCATAATCACTATAGAAATCAGGATTTGAAGGGTTTGTTGCAATTAACTTTTTAAATAAATTGTCACTTTCCTGTAAACTGATTTTATTTGTCGCTAAAAATCTTGCTAGATTATAAATGTAGTTAGTTTCATTTTCTTTTAAGTTAACTGCTTTTCTATAGAAAATTTCTGCTTTGCTAATATCTTTTCTAACGCTTTCTAAAAATACAGCATAGTTAGCTACTGACACATCATAAGTTGGGTCTATCTCTAAAGATTTTAAGTAATAGACTTCAGCATTATCATAATCATTTTTATAATTATGTAAAAAATGAGCATAAATTCCATTTGTTTTACAACTTTTATTGTCAATTCCTAATGCTCTTAATAATAGTTCTTCTGCTTTATCATAATTTTTTTTCTTATCGAATAAAAAAATAGCGTAGTTAGCAAGTACATTCGGATCATCTGATGATAAACTATATGCCTTTTGAAACTGTTCATTTGCTTGTTCTATTTCATTTGATTTCGATAATGTTATAGCATAGTTTAATACAATAGTATAGTCATTTGGATCTAAATTCATCGCCTCTTTAAACATTTTTTTAGAAAGATCTAAGTTATAATTCAGATCATCAAGAAGTATCGCATATTCTACTAAAAAGTTGGTATTATTTTTGAAATGTAAGGAATTTGCTTCAAACATTTCTCTTTTTTTATTAATATCTTTTTCATTATCAACCATCAGTAGAAACTTTAAATAATTGTTTCTTTCTGTGCCAGAAGATGTAATCTTATTTAAACTTTTACTTGTTTCTTCATTACTTTTATTAACTTTCACAATTTGATCAATATAATTTTTTTTACGCCTTTCAGCAGTTTCGATTATATGTACATCAAAAGTACCATAACCTTTCATATC
This is a stretch of genomic DNA from Candidatus Delongbacteria bacterium. It encodes these proteins:
- a CDS encoding tetratricopeptide repeat protein encodes the protein MVKKEKQKRYTEVSLVTFLKDFLDKSDQKTRYCFILGAGASIQSGISSGQTLARNWLNEIKNKYSDEYQVWVKENKIDENHPGNNYSKIYEKNFEIDPQKGFNALETEMDNKEPSCGYAVLANILSEGKHNIVVTTNFDSLTEDALFIYTNKKPLVCGHESLAEFISVDLIRPIIIKIHRSLLFSPKNKTEEISKLENKWEKGLTEIFNYYTPIFIGYGGNDGSLMNFLMKAEKLGKSRFIWCYWDKDESFPSKSIEDLLIKHNGIAIPIIGFDEMMIKIQDMKGYGTFDVHIIETAERRKKNYIDQIVKVNKSNEETSKSLNKITSSGTERNNYLKFLLMVDNEKDINKKREMFEANSLHFKNNTNFLVEYAILLDDLNYNLDLSKKMFKEAMNLDPNDYTIVLNYAITLSKSNEIEQANEQFQKAYSLSSDDPNVLANYAIFLFDKKKNYDKAEELLLRALGIDNKSCKTNGIYAHFLHNYKNDYDNAEVYYLKSLEIDPTYDVSVANYAVFLESVRKDISKAEIFYRKAVNLKENETNYIYNLARFLATNKISLQESDNLFKKLIATNPSNPDFYSDYAILLHLELKKYDLAGSMYKKAIDLVPDKIEYLMNYANFLDSARKNYKEAAKHYEKAIELGSSDPICLGNYAHTLLILGRKNEAEKFIYDAFDKNPLEISILSELWFYRFAHFYDEWKEIAKEELDKLISNGPTSPGWNLSEDLIIAAKSKHPEYDLVKDYAKRISEEK
- a CDS encoding phospholipase, giving the protein MPTTQTIIVFVHGWSVTNTDTYGNLPQRLRNEATNYGINIKIEEIFLSKYISFHDEVTIDDISLAFRSALKDQLDPYIDNGQKFICITHSTGGPVIRNWWQKYYKSQNTTCPMSHLIMLAPANFGSALAQLGKGRISRIKSWLDGVEPGQGVLNWLELGSIESWEMNLEWIFSKDLKTGDDNVYPFVLTGDYIDRKLYDNLNNYTGELGSDGVVRTSAANLNSNYVKLVQQDVELDAKGKFSAHNLNAETIQYSQNTAMRIISFKSHSGNTMGIMKSVKSDFSDKNSHELIDAIFRSAKVDSLESYAKIIHDFEIETENIQNIERLETKKFDGLPARNFIHDKYTMVIFRVTDTDGRAVNDFDILLTAGTKSDPNHLPQGFFVDRQRNSISGNMITYYINYSIMNGCVEVKNEKNEIIRDAQPGISTLGFKIIARPDDGFVHYLPCELKADKEIMKHVITPNSTTMVEIVLQRVVHRNVFRLSKMDENYKAEDFKKVKPF